A window from Erythrolamprus reginae isolate rEryReg1 chromosome 11, rEryReg1.hap1, whole genome shotgun sequence encodes these proteins:
- the SIPA1L3 gene encoding signal-induced proliferation-associated 1-like protein 3 isoform X1: MTAYRPVHESCDVGGRDSTGGNYSSPGPWSQNGCSVHVDDTSPLRPATTTPTVPKMGVRARIADWPPKREGLKDPSAPSAAKAPEAPGPTLWELQNGQLPREAPLSSGPRPARRLARRRSKDTEFQDGWPQSPGRAFLALRNRSNSEVTLSECDLETGMEPWGARLAGGLPLFREYGSTSSIDVQGLSEQSFYEMLKEFRSGKATVGQRQWLVDPFHTARSAKAESRAESGLPLHPKEKPRKKGLRAEGGGGDSIFRKLRSGRAEGDGSRALGEAEEAVRGWLCPKGLAHYDVQSLLFNLNEVVARRLCVAQRRNTTTGASAASAGSTAAVCSLAGPDPPSTFFSPEDLNSKENLEPDPGDNSSNSLLLSCPHFRNEIGGEGERNISFSPAASTGGCGEGAFAETAPAPYCTNASICVLETPQELQHSLRRLKHYSIEHVDLGAHYYRDYFSGKEHVNYFGVDEKLGPVAVSIRREKLEDHRDYGPQYQYRIIFRTSELTTLRGAILEDTTPTAAKHGTVRGIPLKDVLEHVVPELNMPCLRLAPSVPQVSEQLRKLDEQGLCRKHKVGVLYCKAGQSSEEEMYNNEEAGPAFEEFLALLGEKVCLRGFRKYAAQLDTKTDSTGTHSLYTTYQGYEIMFHVSTMLPYTPNNRQQLLRKRHIGNDIVTIIFQEPGALPFTPRNIRSHFQHVFVIVCAQSPCTEGVRYSVAVTRSKDVPPFGPAIPSQATFHKSDVFRDFLLAKVINAENAAHKSEKFHTMATRTRHEYLKDLAENSVTSTPIDSAGKFNLISLASKKREKMRARAGAEQQSAGALVWRVLAQDYSQGAAIEGLLGISNEFVALLDLAAKEVVFNCFCADVIGWTPDSCSLKIFYGRGDHIFVQAPENNPEDVKEIVQRLKVMTSGAETVEMTLRRNGLGQLGFHVKFDGTVAEVEDYGFAWQAGLRQGSRLVEICKVAVVTLSHDQMIDWLRTSVTVKVVVIPPHEDGVPRRGWAETLKMSAVEPRVEPEILPGGYRPPFRSNPAWQWSGSATHGSSQPPKWAEQPAPGQSQSLTRTPKQSALAPYRQAQPLHGKRPASFPETPRAVSSPQSGTEKSPSYRQPSGSFSVPGSSEGSFAWYKPSPDSSLHRYAAPLRPLGPFEPFCPSEVTPNGDASSSGGGLASQEGTMERPKPELLWPMPGPSRFSAPAGNKRPGLWELPGKDPPEQPSKGETSSSNTLSSNASSGHSDDPADPGDSAPELWAKSGVPSSSGGMEASGATSLRRDRVPVSSPLFGPALPEGQSKRLEAAWTAGHWGRQSWNYGPRAFGKGAGGPTRGGKNIAPEPFWQASPGGSRAPYPTQAYKTPPADGSQLSASVPKSFLSKQSGRNARPQPAGWKKSPEASARPVPFAEPQKGIDVSTRNVFGQPRLRASLRDLRSPRKAPKSTIEDDLKKLIIMDSSSLEQEEETHQKTLQRTLSDESLCSGRRDPSFASRACFEQPLCSDMLFTSTLPGRKPASSGRGASLEKAPVSASELSLTEVHDQPLRRFDPALMPLPDTAAGLEWSSLVSAAKAYEVQRAVSLFSLHEVMLSPEGGPASSPSLGHLSLERQPAPSAVPALSQQPPPADLAGKVSHLEALLKQLHSDLQKEKQDKVVLQAEVATLRQSNQQLQEESHSATEQLRKFAQIFSSAVDKEEL, from the exons AACAGGAGCAACAGCGAGGTCACCCTGAGCGAGTGCGACCTGGAAACTGGGATGGAGCCCTGgggggcccggctggctggcggCCTGCCCCTCTTCCGAGAGTACGGCAGCACGTCCTCCATCGACGTGCAGGGCCTCTCTGAGCAGAGCTTCTACGAGATGCTGAAGGAGTTCCGGAGTGGGAAGGCAACGGTGGGGCAGCGGCAGTGGCTGGTGGATCCCTTCCATACTGCCAGGAGCGCCAAGGCTGAGTCCCGGGCGGAATCCGGGCTGCCTCTTCACCCCAAGGAGAAACCCCGCAAGAAGGGCCTCCGGGCAGAGGGCGGTGGGGGGGACTCCATCTTCCGGAAGCTGCGGAGTGGCCGGGCAGAGGGAGACGGCAGCAGGGCCCTGGGGGAGGCGGAGGAGGCGGTCCGGGGCTGGCTGTGCCCAAAGGGCCTGGCCCACTATGATGTGCAGAGCCTGCTCTTCAACCTGAACGAGGTGGTGGCCAGGCGGCTCTGTGTGGCTCAGCGGAGGAACACCACCACAGGTGCTTCGGCCGCCTCCGCAGGCTCAACTGCTGCCGTCTGCAGCTTGGCCGGCCCGGATCCGCCCAGCACCTTCTTCAGTCCTGAGGACCTGAACTCCAAGGAGAATCTGGAGCCTGATCCTGGagacaacagcagcaacagcctCCTGCTCAGCTGCCCCCACTTCCGCAATGAGATTGGGGGTGAGGGGGAGCGCAACATCAGCTTTTCCCCTGCCGCCTCCACGGGGGGCTGTGGGGAGGGGGCCTTTGCAGAGACAGCCCCGGCCCCCTATTGCACCAACGCCAGCATCTGTGTGCTGGAGACGCCGCAGGAGCTGCAGCACAGCCTCCGCCGGTTGAAGCACTACAGCATCGAGCACGTGGATCTGGGCGCCCACTACTACCGGGACTACTTCTCTGGCAAAG AACATGTCAACTACTTTGGGGTGGATGAGAAGCTGGGCCCCGTGGCGGTCAGCATCAGGCGCGAGAAGCTGGAGGACCATCGGGATTACGGGCCTCAGTACCAGTACAGGATTATCTTTCGCACCAGCGAG CTGACCACCCTCCGTGGTGCCATCCTAGAAGACACAACACCCACCGCGGCCAAGCATGGCACCGTCCGTGGCATCCCCCTGAAGGACGTGCTGGAGCACGTGGTCCCCGAGCTGAACATGCCCTGCCTGCGCCTGGCCCCCAGTGTGCCCCAAGTCTCTGAGCAGCTGCGGAAGCTGGACGAGCAAGGA ctctgcaGGAAACATAAGGTGGGCGTCCTGTACTGCAAGGCCGGCCAGAGTTCGGAGGAGGAGATGTACAACAATGAGGAGGCCGGGCCGGCCTTTGAGGAGTTCCTGGCCCTGCTGGGGGAGAAGGTCTGCCTGAGGGGCTTCCGCAAATATGCCGCACAGCTGGACACCAAAA CCGACTCCACCGGCACTCACTCCCTTTACACGACCTACCAGGGCTACGAGATCATGTTCCACGTCTCCACGATGCTCCCCTACACTCCCAACAACAGGCAGCAG CTGCTGCGGAAGAGACACATCGGGAACGACATCGTCACCATCATATTCCAGGAGCCGGGGGCCCTGCCGTTCACCCCCCGGAACATCCGCTCCCATTTCCAGCACGTCTTTGTCATCGTCTGCGCTCAGAGCCCCTGCACGGAGGGCGTCCGCTACAG CGTGGCGGTGACTCGCTCCAAGGACGTGCCCCCCTTTGGGCCGGCCATCCCCAGCCAGGCCACCTTCCACAAGTCGGATGTCTTCCGGGATTTCCTGCTGGCCAAGGTGATAAATGCCGAGAATGCCGCCCACAAATCAGAGAAGTTCCACACCATGGCCACACGCACCCGTCACGAGTACCTGAAGGACCTGGCTGAGAACAGCGTGACCAGCACCCCCATTGACTCGGCGGGGAAGTTCAACCTGATCTCGCTGGCCTCTAAGAAGAGGGAGAAGATGAGGGCCCGGGCCGGGGCTGAGCAGCAGAGCGCGGGGGCCCTCGTGTGGCGCGTTCTGGCCCAGGACTACTCGCAGGGAGCAGCGATCGAGGGCCTGCTGGGCATCTCCAATGAGTTCGTGGCCCTCCTGGACCTGGCCGCCAAGGAAGTGGTCTTCAACTGCTTCTGTGCAGACGTGATCGGCTGGACACCGGACAGCTGCAGCCTGAAAATTTTCTACGGACGGGGGGACCATATTTTTGTCCAAGCCCCAGAGAATAATCCTGAAGACGTTAAAGAGATTGTGCAGAGACTGAAG GTCATGACCTCTGGTGCTGAGACCGTGGAGATGACCCTGCGGAGGAATGGCCTGGGGCAGCTGGGGTTCCACGTGAAGTTTGACGGGACTGTGGCCGAGGTGGAGGACTACGGCTTTGCCTGGCAGGCAGGCCTACGGCAGGGCAGCCGGCTGGTGGAGATCTGCAAGGTGGCCGTGGTCACCCTGAGCCATGACCAGATGATCGACTGGCTGCGCACCTCTGTCACCGTGAAAGTGGTGGTGATTCCACCACATGAGGACGGCGTTCCACGCAG ggGGTGGGCGGAGACCCTGAAGATGAGCGCAGTGGAGCCCAGGGTGGAACCCGAAATCCTGCCGGGGGGCTACCGGCCTCCATTCCGCAGCAACCCAGCCTGGCAGTGGAGCGGCTCTGCCACCCACGGCTCCTCCCAGCCTCCAAAATGGGCTGAGCAGCCAGCGCCCGGCCAGTCCCAGTCCCTCACCAGGACCCCAAAGCAGAGCGCCCTGGCCCCTTACCGCCAGGCCCAGCCGCTACAtggcaaaag gcCTGCCAGCTTCCCAGAGACCCCCCGCGCCGTCTCCTCCCCCCAGAGCGGCACAGAGAAGAGCCCATCGTACCGGCAGCCCTCCGGAAGCTTCTCTGTGCCGGGCTCTTCGGAAGGCTCCTTCGCCTGGTACAAACCCTCGCCAGAcag cTCTCTGCACAGATACGCGGCCCCACTGCGGCCTCTGGGGCCTTTTGAGCCGTTCTGTCCCTCTGAGGTGACCCCGAACGGAGACGCATCTTCGTCCGGTGGAGGGCTGGCCAGCCAggaaggcaccatggagaggcccAAGCCTG AGCTGCTGTGGCCCATGCCGGGGCCCTCCAGATTCTCAGCGCCTGCCGGGAACAAGAGGCCCGGCCTGTGGGAGCTGCCTGGCAAGGACCCTCCAGAGCAGCCTTCCAAG GGCGAGACCTCCAGCAGCAACACCCTCTCCAGCAACGCCTCCAGTGGCCACAGTGACGATCCGGCCGATCCCGGCGACAGCGCGCCAGAGCTCTGGGCCAAGAGCGGGGTccccagcagcagcggcggcaTGGAGGCCAGCGGAGCCACCTCCCTCCGGCGCGACCGTGTGCCTGTGTCTTCGCCCCTCTTTGGCCCCGCCCTACCTGAAGGCCAGAGCAAGAGGCTGGAGGCAGCCTGGACTGCTGGCCATTGGGGCCGCCAGAGCTGGAACTACGGCCCCAGGGCCTTCGGGAAAGGTGCTGGGGGCCCCACCAGGGGGGGCAAGAACATCGCCCCAGAACCCTTCTGGCAGGCCAG CCCCGGTGGCTCCAGGGCCCCCTACCCCACCCAGGCCTACAAGACGCCGCCAGCAGACGGCTCCCAGCTCTCGGCTTCTGTGCCCAAGTCCTTCTTGTCCAAGCAGAGCGGCCGGAACGCCAGGCCCCAACCGGCTGGGTGGAAGAAAAGCCCCGAGGCTTCGGCCAGGCCGGTCCCCTTTGCGGAGCCCCAGAA AGGAATCGACGTGAGCACCAGGAACGTCTTTGGGCAGCCTCGCCTGCGAGCTTCTCTGCGGGACCTTCGCTCCCCACGCAAGGCCCCCAAGTCGACCATCGAAGACGACCTGAAGAAGCTGATCATCATGGACTCCAGCAGcctggagcaggaggaggaa ACCCACCAGAAGACCCTCCAGCGGACCCTGTCGGATGAAAGCCTGTGCAGCGGCCGGCGTGACCCCTCCTTCGCCAGCAGGGCCTGTTTTGAGCAGCCCCTCTGCAGCGACATGCTCTTCACCAGCACCCTCCCTGGGCGGAAGCCAGCCAGCAGTGGCCGGGGGGCCTCCTTGGAGAAGG ccCCCGTCTCGGCCTCTGAGCTCTCCCTGACCGAGGTGCACGACCAGCCACTTCGGCGCTTTGATCCCGCCCTGATGCCCCTGCCGGACACAGCCGCAGGCCTGGAGTGGTCTAGCTTGGTCAGTGCTGCCAAGGCCTACGAAG tGCAGAGAGCGGTCTCCCTCTTCTCCCTTCACGAGGTCATGCTGAGCCCAGAGGGGGGGCCGGCCAGCAGCCCCAGCCTTGGCCACCTGAGCCTGGAGAGGCAGCCAGCACCGTCTGCGGTTCCCGCCTTAAG CCAGCAGCCCCCCCCGGCCGACCTGGCGGGGAAAGTCTCCCACCTGGAAGCCCTGCTGAAGCAGCTCCACAGCGACCTGCAGAAG gagaAGCAGGACAAGGTGGTGCTGCAGGCGGAGGTGGCCACCCTCAGGCAGAGCAACCAGCAGCTGCAGGAAGAGTCCCACTCCGCCACCGAGCAGCTGCGCAAGTTCGCCCAGATCTTCTCCAGCGCGGTCGACAAGGAGGAGCTGTGA
- the SIPA1L3 gene encoding signal-induced proliferation-associated 1-like protein 3 isoform X2, with amino-acid sequence MTAYRPVHESCDVGGRDSTGGNYSSPGPWSQNGCSVHVDDTSPLRPATTTPTVPKMGVRARIADWPPKREGLKDPSAPSAAKAPEAPGPTLWELQNGQLPREAPLSSGPRPARRLARRRSKDTEFQDGWPQSPGRAFLALRNRSNSEVTLSECDLETGMEPWGARLAGGLPLFREYGSTSSIDVQGLSEQSFYEMLKEFRSGKATVGQRQWLVDPFHTARSAKAESRAESGLPLHPKEKPRKKGLRAEGGGGDSIFRKLRSGRAEGDGSRALGEAEEAVRGWLCPKGLAHYDVQSLLFNLNEVVARRLCVAQRRNTTTGASAASAGSTAAVCSLAGPDPPSTFFSPEDLNSKENLEPDPGDNSSNSLLLSCPHFRNEIGGEGERNISFSPAASTGGCGEGAFAETAPAPYCTNASICVLETPQELQHSLRRLKHYSIEHVDLGAHYYRDYFSGKEHVNYFGVDEKLGPVAVSIRREKLEDHRDYGPQYQYRIIFRTSELTTLRGAILEDTTPTAAKHGTVRGIPLKDVLEHVVPELNMPCLRLAPSVPQVSEQLRKLDEQGLCRKHKVGVLYCKAGQSSEEEMYNNEEAGPAFEEFLALLGEKVCLRGFRKYAAQLDTKTDSTGTHSLYTTYQGYEIMFHVSTMLPYTPNNRQQLLRKRHIGNDIVTIIFQEPGALPFTPRNIRSHFQHVFVIVCAQSPCTEGVRYSVAVTRSKDVPPFGPAIPSQATFHKSDVFRDFLLAKVINAENAAHKSEKFHTMATRTRHEYLKDLAENSVTSTPIDSAGKFNLISLASKKREKMRARAGAEQQSAGALVWRVLAQDYSQGAAIEGLLGISNEFVALLDLAAKEVVFNCFCADVIGWTPDSCSLKIFYGRGDHIFVQAPENNPEDVKEIVQRLKVMTSGAETVEMTLRRNGLGQLGFHVKFDGTVAEVEDYGFAWQAGLRQGSRLVEICKVAVVTLSHDQMIDWLRTSVTVKVVVIPPHEDGVPRRGWAETLKMSAVEPRVEPEILPGGYRPPFRSNPAWQWSGSATHGSSQPPKWAEQPAPGQSQSLTRTPKQSALAPYRQAQPLHGKRPASFPETPRAVSSPQSGTEKSPSYRQPSGSFSVPGSSEGSFAWYKPSPDSSLHRYAAPLRPLGPFEPFCPSEVTPNGDASSSGGGLASQEGTMERPKPELLWPMPGPSRFSAPAGNKRPGLWELPGKDPPEQPSKGETSSSNTLSSNASSGHSDDPADPGDSAPELWAKSGVPSSSGGMEASGATSLRRDRVPVSSPLFGPALPEGQSKRLEAAWTAGHWGRQSWNYGPRAFGKGAGGPTRGGKNIAPEPFWQASPGGSRAPYPTQAYKTPPADGSQLSASVPKSFLSKQSGRNARPQPAGWKKSPEASARPVPFAEPQKGIDVSTRNVFGQPRLRASLRDLRSPRKAPKSTIEDDLKKLIIMDSSSLEQEEEVTHQKTLQRTLSDESLCSGRRDPSFASRACFEQPLCSDMLFTSTLPGRKPASSGRGASLEKAPVSASELSLTEVHDQPLRRFDPALMPLPDTAAGLEWSSLVSAAKAYEVQRAVSLFSLHEVMLSPEGGPASSPSLGHLSLERQPAPSAVPALSQQPPPADLAGKVSHLEALLKQLHSDLQKEKQDKVVLQAEVATLRQSNQQLQEESHSATEQLRKFAQIFSSAVDKEEL; translated from the exons AACAGGAGCAACAGCGAGGTCACCCTGAGCGAGTGCGACCTGGAAACTGGGATGGAGCCCTGgggggcccggctggctggcggCCTGCCCCTCTTCCGAGAGTACGGCAGCACGTCCTCCATCGACGTGCAGGGCCTCTCTGAGCAGAGCTTCTACGAGATGCTGAAGGAGTTCCGGAGTGGGAAGGCAACGGTGGGGCAGCGGCAGTGGCTGGTGGATCCCTTCCATACTGCCAGGAGCGCCAAGGCTGAGTCCCGGGCGGAATCCGGGCTGCCTCTTCACCCCAAGGAGAAACCCCGCAAGAAGGGCCTCCGGGCAGAGGGCGGTGGGGGGGACTCCATCTTCCGGAAGCTGCGGAGTGGCCGGGCAGAGGGAGACGGCAGCAGGGCCCTGGGGGAGGCGGAGGAGGCGGTCCGGGGCTGGCTGTGCCCAAAGGGCCTGGCCCACTATGATGTGCAGAGCCTGCTCTTCAACCTGAACGAGGTGGTGGCCAGGCGGCTCTGTGTGGCTCAGCGGAGGAACACCACCACAGGTGCTTCGGCCGCCTCCGCAGGCTCAACTGCTGCCGTCTGCAGCTTGGCCGGCCCGGATCCGCCCAGCACCTTCTTCAGTCCTGAGGACCTGAACTCCAAGGAGAATCTGGAGCCTGATCCTGGagacaacagcagcaacagcctCCTGCTCAGCTGCCCCCACTTCCGCAATGAGATTGGGGGTGAGGGGGAGCGCAACATCAGCTTTTCCCCTGCCGCCTCCACGGGGGGCTGTGGGGAGGGGGCCTTTGCAGAGACAGCCCCGGCCCCCTATTGCACCAACGCCAGCATCTGTGTGCTGGAGACGCCGCAGGAGCTGCAGCACAGCCTCCGCCGGTTGAAGCACTACAGCATCGAGCACGTGGATCTGGGCGCCCACTACTACCGGGACTACTTCTCTGGCAAAG AACATGTCAACTACTTTGGGGTGGATGAGAAGCTGGGCCCCGTGGCGGTCAGCATCAGGCGCGAGAAGCTGGAGGACCATCGGGATTACGGGCCTCAGTACCAGTACAGGATTATCTTTCGCACCAGCGAG CTGACCACCCTCCGTGGTGCCATCCTAGAAGACACAACACCCACCGCGGCCAAGCATGGCACCGTCCGTGGCATCCCCCTGAAGGACGTGCTGGAGCACGTGGTCCCCGAGCTGAACATGCCCTGCCTGCGCCTGGCCCCCAGTGTGCCCCAAGTCTCTGAGCAGCTGCGGAAGCTGGACGAGCAAGGA ctctgcaGGAAACATAAGGTGGGCGTCCTGTACTGCAAGGCCGGCCAGAGTTCGGAGGAGGAGATGTACAACAATGAGGAGGCCGGGCCGGCCTTTGAGGAGTTCCTGGCCCTGCTGGGGGAGAAGGTCTGCCTGAGGGGCTTCCGCAAATATGCCGCACAGCTGGACACCAAAA CCGACTCCACCGGCACTCACTCCCTTTACACGACCTACCAGGGCTACGAGATCATGTTCCACGTCTCCACGATGCTCCCCTACACTCCCAACAACAGGCAGCAG CTGCTGCGGAAGAGACACATCGGGAACGACATCGTCACCATCATATTCCAGGAGCCGGGGGCCCTGCCGTTCACCCCCCGGAACATCCGCTCCCATTTCCAGCACGTCTTTGTCATCGTCTGCGCTCAGAGCCCCTGCACGGAGGGCGTCCGCTACAG CGTGGCGGTGACTCGCTCCAAGGACGTGCCCCCCTTTGGGCCGGCCATCCCCAGCCAGGCCACCTTCCACAAGTCGGATGTCTTCCGGGATTTCCTGCTGGCCAAGGTGATAAATGCCGAGAATGCCGCCCACAAATCAGAGAAGTTCCACACCATGGCCACACGCACCCGTCACGAGTACCTGAAGGACCTGGCTGAGAACAGCGTGACCAGCACCCCCATTGACTCGGCGGGGAAGTTCAACCTGATCTCGCTGGCCTCTAAGAAGAGGGAGAAGATGAGGGCCCGGGCCGGGGCTGAGCAGCAGAGCGCGGGGGCCCTCGTGTGGCGCGTTCTGGCCCAGGACTACTCGCAGGGAGCAGCGATCGAGGGCCTGCTGGGCATCTCCAATGAGTTCGTGGCCCTCCTGGACCTGGCCGCCAAGGAAGTGGTCTTCAACTGCTTCTGTGCAGACGTGATCGGCTGGACACCGGACAGCTGCAGCCTGAAAATTTTCTACGGACGGGGGGACCATATTTTTGTCCAAGCCCCAGAGAATAATCCTGAAGACGTTAAAGAGATTGTGCAGAGACTGAAG GTCATGACCTCTGGTGCTGAGACCGTGGAGATGACCCTGCGGAGGAATGGCCTGGGGCAGCTGGGGTTCCACGTGAAGTTTGACGGGACTGTGGCCGAGGTGGAGGACTACGGCTTTGCCTGGCAGGCAGGCCTACGGCAGGGCAGCCGGCTGGTGGAGATCTGCAAGGTGGCCGTGGTCACCCTGAGCCATGACCAGATGATCGACTGGCTGCGCACCTCTGTCACCGTGAAAGTGGTGGTGATTCCACCACATGAGGACGGCGTTCCACGCAG ggGGTGGGCGGAGACCCTGAAGATGAGCGCAGTGGAGCCCAGGGTGGAACCCGAAATCCTGCCGGGGGGCTACCGGCCTCCATTCCGCAGCAACCCAGCCTGGCAGTGGAGCGGCTCTGCCACCCACGGCTCCTCCCAGCCTCCAAAATGGGCTGAGCAGCCAGCGCCCGGCCAGTCCCAGTCCCTCACCAGGACCCCAAAGCAGAGCGCCCTGGCCCCTTACCGCCAGGCCCAGCCGCTACAtggcaaaag gcCTGCCAGCTTCCCAGAGACCCCCCGCGCCGTCTCCTCCCCCCAGAGCGGCACAGAGAAGAGCCCATCGTACCGGCAGCCCTCCGGAAGCTTCTCTGTGCCGGGCTCTTCGGAAGGCTCCTTCGCCTGGTACAAACCCTCGCCAGAcag cTCTCTGCACAGATACGCGGCCCCACTGCGGCCTCTGGGGCCTTTTGAGCCGTTCTGTCCCTCTGAGGTGACCCCGAACGGAGACGCATCTTCGTCCGGTGGAGGGCTGGCCAGCCAggaaggcaccatggagaggcccAAGCCTG AGCTGCTGTGGCCCATGCCGGGGCCCTCCAGATTCTCAGCGCCTGCCGGGAACAAGAGGCCCGGCCTGTGGGAGCTGCCTGGCAAGGACCCTCCAGAGCAGCCTTCCAAG GGCGAGACCTCCAGCAGCAACACCCTCTCCAGCAACGCCTCCAGTGGCCACAGTGACGATCCGGCCGATCCCGGCGACAGCGCGCCAGAGCTCTGGGCCAAGAGCGGGGTccccagcagcagcggcggcaTGGAGGCCAGCGGAGCCACCTCCCTCCGGCGCGACCGTGTGCCTGTGTCTTCGCCCCTCTTTGGCCCCGCCCTACCTGAAGGCCAGAGCAAGAGGCTGGAGGCAGCCTGGACTGCTGGCCATTGGGGCCGCCAGAGCTGGAACTACGGCCCCAGGGCCTTCGGGAAAGGTGCTGGGGGCCCCACCAGGGGGGGCAAGAACATCGCCCCAGAACCCTTCTGGCAGGCCAG CCCCGGTGGCTCCAGGGCCCCCTACCCCACCCAGGCCTACAAGACGCCGCCAGCAGACGGCTCCCAGCTCTCGGCTTCTGTGCCCAAGTCCTTCTTGTCCAAGCAGAGCGGCCGGAACGCCAGGCCCCAACCGGCTGGGTGGAAGAAAAGCCCCGAGGCTTCGGCCAGGCCGGTCCCCTTTGCGGAGCCCCAGAA AGGAATCGACGTGAGCACCAGGAACGTCTTTGGGCAGCCTCGCCTGCGAGCTTCTCTGCGGGACCTTCGCTCCCCACGCAAGGCCCCCAAGTCGACCATCGAAGACGACCTGAAGAAGCTGATCATCATGGACTCCAGCAGcctggagcaggaggaggaagtg ACCCACCAGAAGACCCTCCAGCGGACCCTGTCGGATGAAAGCCTGTGCAGCGGCCGGCGTGACCCCTCCTTCGCCAGCAGGGCCTGTTTTGAGCAGCCCCTCTGCAGCGACATGCTCTTCACCAGCACCCTCCCTGGGCGGAAGCCAGCCAGCAGTGGCCGGGGGGCCTCCTTGGAGAAGG ccCCCGTCTCGGCCTCTGAGCTCTCCCTGACCGAGGTGCACGACCAGCCACTTCGGCGCTTTGATCCCGCCCTGATGCCCCTGCCGGACACAGCCGCAGGCCTGGAGTGGTCTAGCTTGGTCAGTGCTGCCAAGGCCTACGAAG tGCAGAGAGCGGTCTCCCTCTTCTCCCTTCACGAGGTCATGCTGAGCCCAGAGGGGGGGCCGGCCAGCAGCCCCAGCCTTGGCCACCTGAGCCTGGAGAGGCAGCCAGCACCGTCTGCGGTTCCCGCCTTAAG CCAGCAGCCCCCCCCGGCCGACCTGGCGGGGAAAGTCTCCCACCTGGAAGCCCTGCTGAAGCAGCTCCACAGCGACCTGCAGAAG gagaAGCAGGACAAGGTGGTGCTGCAGGCGGAGGTGGCCACCCTCAGGCAGAGCAACCAGCAGCTGCAGGAAGAGTCCCACTCCGCCACCGAGCAGCTGCGCAAGTTCGCCCAGATCTTCTCCAGCGCGGTCGACAAGGAGGAGCTGTGA